The Bombyx mori chromosome 20, ASM3026992v2 genomic sequence acccaccttatcattaaaaaataattagaaaatacaCTGCCTCGTCCCATGGGTGTCGTAATAAGGATGTCAGCATAGAATTGATAGTAGTGTTCTCTGAGTAGTATAACAGCGCACCGCGATCGTTAATTGATATTTACCGATAGCATTGTGTATCAGCACAGTTCAATTCCATGTCCTACATATTTCTTCTACAAAGCAGCCTGGCgatccggtttgaagagtggggaaTGTTATGAGATACTATGGAGATTTCGACTTCGTACCTCTAAGTGTACAGCATTTACGTTTTGATATCTCCTTTTTTGTATTGCGTAGACGTGTTAATGACCCCAGGGTCTATCTGGGTTAAGTGGTAAGACACAATACACAAAGCATAAGCgttaattgtatagtataatgttgtccgacccttcaaacttaaTGGTGATTTACTGTGTATATCTATGCGAGTTTAAACTTCCCGCCATCACCTTTTAGTATCTAGTGGGTATCTCAAAGCTATCCAAACGCTATTAAATTCTGACCTAAGCAATGATTATGCAATATGAATTTCAGGTACGCTATCAATATGAAAACCTTGGCAATCTTTTCGCTGTGCGTGCTGGCTGTCAGCGCCGGCCTCATCGACATCGACATTGACATCCTATCCGCTCCGACAAACGTGGAAGTGGACAGGCTTTACAACAGCATCGTTACCGGAGACATTGACAGGGCTGTTGCTCAAACTTTGGCGCTAGAGGGACTTTCAAGGGGAGCTATCATTGAAGATGTCGTTGACAGGCTCATCAGGGAAAAGAAGAGGAACACCTTCGATTACGCTTATAAACTCTGGAGCAGTGATGGACAGGATATCGTCACACAACACTTCCCTATTCAGTTCAGATTGATCTTGGCCGAGAACCATGTCAAGCTCATCAACAAGAGGGACAATCTCGCCATCAAACTCGGCGCTGCAGTGGATCACGAAAATGACAGAACCGCTTTCGGTGACGCCAACGACAAGACCACAGACAACGTCGGCTGGAGATTTGTTCACTTGTGGGATAACAAAAAGGTGTACTTCAAGATCATTAGCATTGCCCGTAACCAATTCTTGAAACTGGGCTCTGCTGCTGACGACGCTGGTGACCACACCGCTTATGGGGACAACAAAGCCAACACCTTCAGACACCAGTGGTACCTGCAGCCCGCTTTTGTCGAAAAGGAAGTCGTGTTCATCGTCTACAACCGCGAGTTCAACCAGGCTCTGAAGCTCGGCAGAGCAGTGGATTCGGACGGAGACCGCAACGTATACGGACACAATGGAGACGTGTCCGGCTCCCCTGAACTCTTCGGTTTCACTGTCTCTCCTCTGTAGAAAGCaccatttattaattacaaaacaacCATATCCaataaaaatcagaatacatttttgatgttttcatttatttgaagCCCTTTAAAAGTTACGAAATTTagttccacttttttttttttgtaacttattagaaaaataaaccgagacatacttttttgtattctaaAGGGCAGCATTAGCAAATAATACGTTGAATTCTTAAAAGTATCGAAAACGACataaactgttttaattaagttattaGGGATATTGAATGAAAGATAACAAGAGATACATGATTTTATCAGTGAATGAATTTATCAGTGTTACCTGAGCTTAACTGAAACTTCCAAATGAGAAAAcaatcgcatttttttttattacctacttgAAAATAACGCTGATAagaaatgaattaaattaaaaataacactgGTGTGGAAAGCTGGTCATAACTAgactttaaataaaacagaatcTCATTCGTTATTACCACAAATTTGAGAGATTCACCCGCAAGGATATAAATAAATGCTAAGAGCTTTTCCTTTTCATCAATTAATAATGTCATCCAAaatcaaaaatttcaaaaacctATAAGTTCGTTAAATTAATACTTAGTGGCCTGTTTAAAgtaagtttgaagggtggggcagccgttgtaactatactgaccccttagaacttatattatatttcaaagtaggtggcggcatttacgttgtagatgtctatgggctctggtaaccacataaaactaggtgggccgttagctagtccacccacctaagcaataaaaaagaaacttaaTTACACCAAAATGACTGTAGTGAGCAGTCCATGTAACGTAGAGTTATCCCTGATCGAATGATCCGGCTATGGGCTGAGGTGAATTATAGCAGTAACATGAGACAGTAAAGCAGAAAGTCATTTATACCAATCAAAAATAACTTACACGAGCTCcgtaaaataaatctatattatatatgagtcgtctattatcaaaggtggcaatctgtgcatatggacaaaaaaatattattgatatgtcaatacagattgatttgaatataatcgtctccttcaaagaatacggttcaaaacctgcattaaataaaggttaatacttaacctgttatttatctaagatgtcgttccgaagagttttgtgactgccaatggaatacaaagtcaataattcgtttttctgatttaacaataattgtacaaaagtcacattgccggctttgataatagtcgactcatataagtTTCCTTTTCCTGTTTAAAGAAACACAATTTGCGTTTAATGATATCGATGTGTGTATGTTTAGCTATGAAGTATCTTATACTCTTTCTAAATTAATAAAGTTACCGCCACCGATTTTGAGTAATGAGTAGAGGTTTGGAGCAGGAAGAATTTTGGAAGAAGATATCTGAAATGATTAAGGGAAATAGTTAAGTCGCTTATCGGAGCTATACCGGATATATCggaagaattttattaagacCCTCCGATTTTAATATAGCACCAATCGTGACGTTAAAGAGAGACCTTGACTTATGCCTCATTGATAAATGTGCAGCGCATCTGttacttcatattattatagtgcAATATTAGCGACATTTGACCTACCCCTTTGATAAATGCACGATAGACTAATCTGGCGCATGACGCTTAAAATGGTACTTATAAAAGATAAGTCGACTTCTAGAAACATCGCAGATCTTAACGTGGCCTGTCTTGGTAAGTATCTTGTCAATATATTTGTTTAAGACCAGCTTGGGCCCAGCCATGCGAGAATTTCTTTCATTCCGTATAACATTTTGTAAAATTCCCAGCATAATCACAAGGGGCTTTCTTAATCTATATGTAAGTTTTAGTATAAATTTTTCTCGACATTAATTTCGATACCTTAACTTTAGTCTAGTCTaccaaattttaaagttaagaCCCCAAAGTTTCGATTCCATTCTAATTGCTCCTTTCATAAACATCAACTTGGAACAATGGTATTCTATAAACTTCTATTTTCCTATAATTGTTAAGAGCACAATAGTTTTTCTTTCAGAAATCCAATGAATgcttgaatgaatgaatacaaTGAAATGCGACATCCTTAAATTCATATTTCCTTAGACATACTAAAACTACATATTTAAGACACATATTTGTGCTGTAATGGACAAATTAATACTAAGTATGTGTTGGGTGCATTGCAGGTGCTATAAATATGAAGTTCTTGTTGGTTATACCGATGTGCGTGCTGGCTGCCGGCGGTGGTCTCCTCGACGTGGATGTCGATATTTTATCCGCACCGGATAAAATCGAAGCGGATAACCTATATAGCAGTGTCATCACCGGTGACATTGACAAAGCTGTGGTCCAAACTTTGGCGCTCAACCTACTATCAAAAGGAGCCATCATCGAAGATGTCATTGCCAGGCTCATTAGAGATAAAAAGCGAAACATCTTCGACTATGCCTATAAACTATGGAACGGTGAAGGAAAGGATGTCGTCAAACAACACTTCCCTATGCAATTCAGACTGATCTTTGCCGAGAATCATGTCAAGATCATCAACAAGAGGGACAATCTCGCCATTAAACTCAGCACTGAGGTGGATCACCAAAATGACAGATCTGCATTTGGTGACGCGAACGAAAAAACCACTGACAACGTCGGCTGGAGGTTTGTCCACTTGTGGGAAAACAACAAGGTTTACTTCAAGATCGTTAGCGTTGCCCGTAACCAATTCTTGAAACTGGGTACTGATGCTGACGAAGCTGGCGACCACATCGCTTACGGTGCCGACGTGGCTAACACCTTCAGACACCAGTGGTACCTACAGCCTGCCAAGTACGAAGACGACCTTCTTTTCCTCATTTACAACCGCGAATTCAACCAGGTTCTGAAGCTCGGTCGAGTAGTCGACAACATGGGTGACCGACGTTTGTATGGACACAATGGAGATGTTTCCGGTTCTCCAGAACTCTTCGGATTCTTCATTACTcctttgtaaaattaaataaaatatttgtaaaataaaataaaagagtaaTTGTTTGTATCAAAATAGTAATCAGTTCATAAATAAttgtatacaaaaataaaatatataaccaAAACctttgattttaaaaattccACAAATCATTTCATTTTCGATGATATTGGATACATGCTTACGGCATCACTCATTTAtggttatattttataatgaccGCTAATctgtaataattgttaataaattattggaCAATTTCGTGTATCTCACCGATCTACTGCATTCGATTAGTAAGTTAGGTTAAATCCCCATCCATGAAATTCGTCATCTTTTATCATCCGGTCTCACAGAATCAAGATAACAATTCTGACTTTCGTCTAAAATAGACAAATCAAAACTAAAACATAATATGGTTATTCGTTTGCAAACACCAGAATTTAGCCATATTATTGGTGATAAGGCCTATTGTACAATGACAcgattgtggttttcttcatttagCTGTATTATTGGTGATAAGGCCTATTGTACAATGACacgtattgtggttttcttcatttttcatttttaaatcaaacttcTCTTGTAATAAGGAGTGCTGTGTAAAAGAAAAACGACCTAgttcgctttgtcctttcccatTGTCCCTCTCCatggtcgagtggttcgcgagacgctctgtctattctctcactctcgctcttcctaaatttctttcttttctctCTGTTCTTTCTTGTCGTTCTTTCCTTCTTTTTTCTCTAACCATAACGAATCtttcgcgagttaaattttaatctCCACGCACCTAACGAagcttcacttcaaaaaaccttttaagaacaataaattaaacaagTGAGTAGACCTCGCATTCTTAGGGTTTTGGATCCAAGCTAAGTATAAAGGACACCCACTGCTCCTTATAGcaactttaaattattaagtgCATCATCATTCCAAAAGTAATCTTCGAATACAGCTATTTGCTTATattcacataaaataaataagagagTTTTATCTATCACTAGCTGAATCTGAATATATCATCATATATCACTAGAATATATCACtagcttattttatttaataatcttatcttaataatattatcatataGTGAAAACGTTTTATTGAAACGAAATTTAAAGTCGGCGAAACGCATGCAACTAAACTCTTAACGTCCATTTGGCTCGACAATGTGCATTTGATTTAATAAACGAATTACATTATACTTTATTGTGTACTTTTTTTACTCAAAAATACACTAAAACTTTCATGAAAAAAACAGTCTTTTACATTACCTTCTTAGCTTAATGCCCACTAGTTGATATAAACTAGTTGGTCTGTTGAAGTATTTTTTCTGAATTAAACGGCCCCAACATTTGTACTTAATACAAGTGCTTATAGCACACATTACCAGACAAGAACATGTAAATCTCGGATACCTGTTCTACAAAGATTCGGATACCGACGAGTCAGTGCAATAATCTTTGACCACTGGACCAAAAAGACGATCATATTGTAAAGCAATAATCGATTTCAATTGACAATCCCCATTTACGAAAATTTGATTGGACAGTAAACTCCTGTCATGCACCGGAGTTCacacgaaaaatattattgaactatcgattaataacataaatataagacttttataaagttttatttatttattgcctagatgggtggacgagctcacagacaagctggtgttaagtggttactggagcccctagacgtctacagcgtaaatgcgatACCTACTTTGTatggtataagttctaaggtctcaagtatagttacaacggctgccccacccttcaaaccgaaacgcattattgcttcacggcagaaataggcagggtagtggtacctacccgtgcggactcacaagaggtcctaccaccagtaaacatgaTTTTTACAAAGTGAAAATTATTGTTTCAGAAGAAATTTTGGACAGTCGAACAGCACTGTGGATGTCTGCTGATGGCCACATGGTATTGTATGCAACCTTCAACGACAGCCTCGTTCATGAGCAGAAGTTCCCCTGGTACGGCGCCGCGCTGGACACGGATGACCCTGAAAAGGTACATCTTTGTAGTGTTGACTCAACAGggcaaatgatttttttttattgcttaaataggtggacgatctcacagcccctggggttaagtggttactggagcccatagacatctacaacgtaaatgcgccacccagcttgagatataagttctaaggtctcaagtatagtaacaacgactgccccacccttcaaaccgaaacgcattactgcgtcacggcagaaataggcagcagggtggtggtacctgcccgtgcggacccaaaagaggtcctgccaacagtaaacaaatttaaagttaCGACTACAAATCGGTGTTTTTGTTTGGCTTGTAATTTTCCAACGTCTTGTATTTTTATGGTATTTAAATCTAATATGCTCGTTAACGTTATTCAGATTTTGGGCGGATTTTCTCTATTCCATGAAAGATCCTTCTTTCGATTGAATTAGATTTTCGTTTTGGTAATTAATCTAAAAGCTTACTTTAAAGTTTACTTCACGGTTTTTTATATCAATATCCACCACAAAGTTTTTAGTATCTACTTCGTGTTTGGAGTATATTCTGGAACTTTCACTGCAATGGGTAATGAGATCTGAACTTCGTAAACGTGAAATGCAATGAAACCAATTGAAATGCtttaaattatgattaaaatcGTTTCGTTACAACaaaattttagaataaaaaaagtagaaatATATGTGTAATGTCCAGTGATAGAAATACAATTGCTTTATGTTGATGTAGTGATGAGAAGATTTTATAAATTGACTAAAGAGGGTGGACGTTTCATAAAAACACCGATCTTGGAGGTCATTGCAGTATTTATGACATTAGATATAAGTTTCAAATTCGTTGGGACTGCTACTCTTCAAAACAGAACGCACGGTACATAGAAAACTGtagatttcaatattttcacaGACATATCCAGAAATTAAGAGCGTGAGATACCCGAAGCCGGGTACCAACAACCCAACATTTACTTTAACAGTGGCGGATATCGCAGACCCTAAACATATAAGGACCAGACATTTGACGCCACCCAAAGTTATACTAGAACAAGGGTATGTATTAGCTATGTTTCCATATCGGAatctttatcttttttatttgcacTGCTGCCAGATTACTATCTACCTAAGTATCGCTCAGTGATAACAGTAGTTTTAGATGCACAACCAattctatacatttttttattattctgactaataattgaaaaaaattgatCCCTAAAAGTTCACCATTTAGAAAGACGACGGAACCCAATTTAAGAATTAAAGCAACGGTTGATAGGaaataaatactatttgtaGTGAACGGACAGATGAGCTCATCAGCCATAAGGTTGATGATGGTTGAAATGACCTCATggcaaaatgaataaaataatttggacATTGATCACGAGGCAATAGCAAGTGGTACTAGCtatctataaataaaactcGAAAGCATAAAAATGTGAAAGGTCTTCGAACTCCTA encodes the following:
- the Lsp-t gene encoding LSP-T protein isoform X4, coding for MKTLAIFSLCVLAVSAGLIDIDIDILSAPTNVEVDRLYNSIVTGDIDRAVAQTLALEGLSRGAIIEDVVDRLIREKKRNTFDYAYKLWSSDGQDIVTQHFPIQFRLILAENHVKLINKRDNLAIKLGAAVDHENDRTAFGDANDKTTDNVGWRFVHLWDNKKVYFKIISIARNQFLKLGSAADDAGDHTAYGDNKANTFRHQWYLQPAFVEKEVVFIVYNREFNQALKLGRAVDSDGDRNVYGHNGDVSGSPELFGFTVSPL
- the Lsp-t gene encoding LSP-T protein isoform X1 gives rise to the protein MITSDFVLRMSRYAINMKTLAIFSLCVLAVSAGLIDIDIDILSAPTNVEVDRLYNSIVTGDIDRAVAQTLALEGLSRGAIIEDVVDRLIREKKRNTFDYAYKLWSSDGQDIVTQHFPIQFRLILAENHVKLINKRDNLAIKLGAAVDHENDRTAFGDANDKTTDNVGWRFVHLWDNKKVYFKIISIARNQFLKLGSAADDAGDHTAYGDNKANTFRHQWYLQPAFVEKEVVFIVYNREFNQALKLGRAVDSDGDRNVYGHNGDVSGSPELFGFTVSPL
- the LOC110386133 gene encoding microvitellogenin encodes the protein MHDRLIWRMTLKMVLIKDKSTSRNIADLNVACLGAINMKFLLVIPMCVLAAGGGLLDVDVDILSAPDKIEADNLYSSVITGDIDKAVVQTLALNLLSKGAIIEDVIARLIRDKKRNIFDYAYKLWNGEGKDVVKQHFPMQFRLIFAENHVKIINKRDNLAIKLSTEVDHQNDRSAFGDANEKTTDNVGWRFVHLWENNKVYFKIVSVARNQFLKLGTDADEAGDHIAYGADVANTFRHQWYLQPAKYEDDLLFLIYNREFNQVLKLGRVVDNMGDRRLYGHNGDVSGSPELFGFFITPL